A stretch of the Enoplosus armatus isolate fEnoArm2 chromosome 13, fEnoArm2.hap1, whole genome shotgun sequence genome encodes the following:
- the puraa gene encoding purine-rich element binding protein Aa, with protein sequence MADRDSGSEQGGAATGPGFGPMHLATGGAGSASGLQHETQELASKRVDIQNKRFYLDVKQNAKGRFLKIAEVGAGGNKSRLTLSMSVAVEFRDYLGDFIEHYAQLGPSNPGLVQDEPRRALKSEFLVRENRKYYMDLKENQRGRFLRIRQTVNRGPGLGSTQGQTIALPAQGLIEFRDALAKLIDDYGVEDEPAELPEGSSLTVDNKRFFFDVGSNKYGVFMRVSEVKPTYRNSITVPYKVWSKFGNTFSKYAEEMKKIQEKQREKRACELQQQEEMQADDGDED encoded by the coding sequence ATGGCGGACAGAGACAGTGGAAGTGAGCAGGGAGGAGCAGCCACGGGCCCAGGCTTCGGTCCCATGCACCTAGCGACAGGAGGGGCGGGCTCGGCTTCCGGGCTCCAGCATGAGACACAAGAGCTGGCGTCGAAGCGGGTTGACATCCAAAACAAACGCTTCTATTTGGACGTTAAGCAGAACGCGAAAGGCCGCTTCTTAAAGATAGCAGAAGTCGGGGCCGGTGGAAACAAGAGCCGCCTCACTCTCTCCATGTCCGTGGCGGTCGAGTTCCGTGACTACCTAGGGGACTTCATCGAACATTATGCCCAGCTAGGTCCGAGCAACCCGGGACTGGTACAGGACGAGCCCAGGCGAGCACTCAAAAGCGAGTTCTTGGTCCGAGAAAATCGGAAATACTATATGGATCTGAAAGAGAACCAGAGGGGACGGTTTCTGAGGATTCGACAGACCGTTAACCGGGGGCCCGGTTTGGGATCCACGCAAGGCCAGACGATTGCTCTGCCTGCACAGGGACTTATTGAGTTTCGTGACGCTTTGGCTAAACTTATTGACGATTACGGTGTAGAGGACGAACCTGCAGAGTTGCCCGAAGGGTCATCATTGACTGTGGACAACAAACGGTTTTTCTTCGACGTCGGATCCAATAAGTATGGTGTGTTCATGAGGGTAAGCGAGGTGAAGCCAACGTACCGCAATTCAATTACGGTGCCCTACAAAGTGTGGTCCAAATTTGGGAATACTTTCAGTAAATATGccgaggagatgaagaagatcCAGGAGAAACAGCGGGAGAAAAGGGCATGCGAGCTGCAGCAACAAGAGGAGATGCAGGCGGACGATGGAGACGAGGATTGA
- the LOC139295278 gene encoding SH2 domain-containing protein 4A, with protein MLQQILKDMYIDPDVLDALNEDQKKTLFLKMRQEQVRRWKEREEKLEREGGDAECKRTKPKKANSKNVSWLLGRDGDVAVLVIGEVDELSSKFICSGIGEKKAASLQNNTHHQTILKSRKTTEPVRTERANLPPKTQPGISLNLKGKSEETSTSPPLPVSVSERLSPPAAEKPELKSVSATEEKSAPQPSICSRPPMRASPVNVRPASANAAPGSINTRPGLANMRLAAAAVATAATPSASPSSTVKIDSGTTSPIRVGLRSQEPQKPQESQGGKDIGASEASRRAAASEEAGSSGSAPTCAGRGRVAQLMKTFSAENTTTPTQTPSRSIKPPLPTKPGHLRLTTTPTVR; from the exons ATGCTGCAGCAGATTTTAAAGGACATGTACATCGACCCTGATGTGCTGGATGCTCTTAACGAGGACCAGAAAAAGACTCTGTTCCTGAAAATGCGCCAGGAGCAGGTACGGCGCTGGAAAGAGCGAGAGGAGAAActagagagagaagggggggacGCTGAGTGCAAGcgaacaaagccaaaaaaag cCAACAGTAAGAATGTGAGCTGGCTGCTCGGCCGGGATGGAGATGTGGCGGTCCTTGTGATCGGAGAGGTGGATGAGCTGAGCTCCAAATTCATCTGCTCAGGAATTGGAGAAAAGAAGGCGGCGAGTCTTCAGAACAATACACA CCATCAAACTATCTtgaagagcagaaaaacaacagaacctGTCCGGACAGAGAGAGCGAACCTCCCTCCTAAAACACAACCTGGAATCTCACTGAATTTAAAG GGGAAATCTGAGGAGACGAGCACTTCACCCCCTCTGCCG GTGTCAGTGAGTGAGCGTTTatcacctccagcagcagaaaag CCCGAGTTGAAGTCAGTCAGTGCGACTGAGGAGAAGTCAGCTCCCCAGCCCTCCATCTGCTCCAGGCCTCCCATGAGAGCTAGCCCTGTCAATGTGAGACCAGCTTCTGCAAATGCAGCACCAGGCTCTATCAACACGAGACCCGGCCTTGCAAATATGAGGCTGGCCGCCGCCGCCGTCGCCACCGCCGCCACGCCATCAGCTTCCCCCAGCAGCACTGTCAAAATAGACTCTGGAACAACATCACCCATCAGAGTTGGCCTGCGCTCACAGGAACCTCAGAAGCCCCAGGAATCGCAGGGTGGGAAAG ATATTGGTGCATCAGAAGCGTCTCGGAGGGCTGCTGCCTCGGAGGAGGCCGGGTCATCAGGGAGCGCACCAACCTGCGCAGGGCGTGGTCGGGTGGCTCAGCTGATGAAAACCTTCAGCGCTGAAAACACTACAACCCCCACACAGACCCCCTCTCGCAGCATCAAGCCTCCTCTCCCCACCAAGCCTGGTCACTTGCGTCTAACGACCACACCTACTGTCAGGTAA